The proteins below are encoded in one region of Apostichopus japonicus isolate 1M-3 chromosome 4, ASM3797524v1, whole genome shotgun sequence:
- the LOC139966384 gene encoding contactin-associated protein-like 2 isoform X2 — translation MAGWILTVVTIIATFSLGASEDVTCSLPLGVESGAILDHQLSATTSQNVLREPRNARLHRNYGDGGWYPSEQNDKQNLTIDLIFTTNLTGIATQGATSGGYAQEYQLWYSMDGEKWEVYRENSRTKIFKGNTGTNQVTKHTLKEPIQVKMVRFNPTKFDDLGMRVEVYGCYDNLSLANFNGSSYIRYNAEGENSIQTEQEYITFRFRTDKPDGILFHAFGTSGDYLLFQLLNSKLVVTLNLGNSHVSDGDSWIEGGSLLDDNQWHLVAYKRNIQHLKLTVDGATVTNYTNGQYMKLDLTQRLYIGGTEFVGRKELMTSQPFVGCIQRLLMSNRLEEKSLEFALDFIAEVYRGVKTQISTAGEISNKCQGTSTTVSVTFPETESHLVWPRSDSQSNKFKVQFQFRTFERSTYMVYNRLDFAGLGMILVGLRDTSLVVIIHNRRDSPITVPAGYNLNDGLWHHVLVDISSTLIRVSLDGVQTNVDRVLSFTSSQYYHFGGTASLTLSETFDLPGFRGCMKDIYIGETKLNLHEALSESIPGVDAVNVEIDSCGLQDWCSPNPCEHGGECTPEWDSFRCTCTGHYTGATCHTSSVEQSCEEIGSSGTFFIDPDGSGPMGAVQVDCEIDDEDNIWTVMNHDAEDDEDVPSGSVEPGSYDRAITYRHVPMEHMMNIIDNAHYCEQTVHYTCNSAKLLNSPAGDPYGWWVDRHGSHIYSWGDAHVNSRKCACGMTRTCSDPNKFCNCDADVSNGLIDEGTISDKDLLPVTRLQFGDVDQGNSASFRLGKLRCRGDANLEDAVTFRTEEAHLSLPVQMTREGALDVSFQFKTTVSQSVLLSAEGHERTFFQVELHSPTEVVLRFDFGEEVVISHRSNEPLNDDKWRTIRMNLDKKEVTLQVDSDTKLSQALINGHREFKLESDIFVGTTPHQTEGFVGCIRKLQINGETFNLGHASLLAQEVVEGCSGHCSVDPCLFGGRCIEGYSRFSCNCSNTHAEGERCSKEVGAEMGSSSSVEYTLPVSLRQASDVDNITVGFTTSGSSGVLMRIENDDARYQQISIESGALSYKYKLTEGLEKSLRVSQHNFGDDRHHFVYVVRSTTEVTLKVDEYPIQRATIDSAVSFTPGRLIVGAAINGGQNFQGCISRVHFNSSSVNISPIKLYFDANKPSEMRGQGIITQSQCRVHNIPPPLLSKEPPVYSPTDPPPTETVPDAGSVLAPGDKATIAVVIILLLLAFIVLVFLITTYMHRHKGEQMPPPPKIRGLHY, via the exons GGGATGGTGGCTGGTACCCCAGTGAGCAGAATGACAAGCAAAACTTAACCATCGACTTAATCTTCACTACCAACCTAACGGGTATAGCTACCCAAGGAGCCACCTCGGGAGGGTATGCCCAGGAGTATCAGCTGTGGTACTCCATGGATGGAGAGAAATGGGAGGTTTATAGGGAGAATAGCAGAACAAAG ATTTTCAAAGGTAACACCGGTACCAACCAGGTGACAAAGCATACCCTCAAGGAACCAATCCAGGTCAAGATGGTCAGGTTCAATCCAACCAAGTTTGACGACCTTGGCATGAGAGTCGAAGTCTACGGCTGTTATGACA ATCTCAGCCTAGCAAACTTCAACGGATCTTCTTACATCCGCTACAATGCGGAAGGCGAGAACTCCATTCAGACCGAACAGGAATATATCACGTTTCGGTTTAGGACCGATAAACCTGATGGCATATTGTTCCACGCCTTTGGAACATCTGGAGACTATTTGCTGTTTCAGCTCTTGAATAGCAAGTTGGTAGTCACTTTGAATCTTG gtAACAGCCATGTTTCAGATGGAGACTCTTGGATTGAGGGCGGTAGTCTCCTAGACGACAACCAGTGGCATCTCGTAGCCTACAAGAGGAACATTCAACACTTGAAACTAACCGTGGATGGTGCCACAGTAACCAATTACACTAATGGACAATACATGAAGTTAGATCTAACTCAGAGG CTGTATATCGGAGGCACCGAATTCGTCGGTCGTAAGGAGTTGATGACGTCGCAGCCGTTCGTGGGTTGCATCCAGAGGCTTCTCATGAGTAACAGACTGGAGGAGAAAAGTCTGGAGTTTGCTTTGGACTTTATTGCGGAGGTATATCGAGGAGTTAAAACTCAAATATCGACTGCGGGCGAAATATCGAACAAATGTCAAGGGACCTCGACGACGGTGTCCGTTACGTTTCCTGAAACTGAATCCCACCTTGTCTGGCCTAGATCAGACAGTCAATCGAATAAATTCAA GGTTCAGTTCCAGTTCCGTACATTTGAGAGGAGCACATACATGGTCTACAATAGGTTGGACTTTGCTGGCCTAGGAATGATCTTAGTTGGACTGAGAGATACATCTCTTGTTGTCATCATACACAATCGTCGGGACTCTCCCATCACTGTGCCTGCAG GCTATAATCTCAATGATGGTCTGTGGCATCACGTGCTCGTTGACATCTCGTCTACCCTCATCAGGGTATCTCTCGACGGGGTTCAAACTAACGTGGACAGAGTCCTGTCCTTTACTTCATCTCAGTATTACCACTTTGGAGGGACTGCCA gtTTAACACTGTCagagacctttgacctccctgGTTTCCGTGGCTGCATGAAGGACATCTACATCGGTGAAACAAAGCTAAATCTACACGAGGCGTTGTCAGAGTCTATCCCCGGTGTGGATGCCGTGAACGTAGAGATTGATTCGTGCGGACTCCAAGATTG GTGCTCACCAAACCCATGTGAACATGGTGGAGAGTGTACCCCAGAATGGGATTCCTTCAGGTGCACCTGTACTGGACATTACACAGGAGCTACTTGCCACACCT CTAGTGTTGAACAGTCCTGTGAGGAGATTGGTAGCTCTGGTACCTTCTTTATTGATCCCGATGGGAGTGGTCCGATGGGGGCAGTCCAAGTAGACTGTGAGATCGACGACG AAGATAACATTTGGACCGTAATGAATCACGATGCTGAGGATGATGAAGATGTACCCTCTGGAAGTGTAGAACCTGGATCATATGATAGAGCCATCACATACAGACACGTCCCCATGGAACATATGATGAACATCATCGATAATGCTCATTACTGTGAACAGACAGTACACTACACTTGTAACTCAGCAAAGTTGCTGAATTCACCCG cTGGTGATCCCTACGGCTGGTGGGTAGACAGGCATGGCAGCCACATTTACTCTTGGGGTGATGCACATGTTAACTCAAGAAAG TGTGCGTGTGGAATGACAAGGACCTGCTCGGATCCAAACAAATTTTGCAACTGTGATGCAGATGTCTCCAATGGCCTAATAGATGAAGGGACAATTTCAGATAAAGATCTCTTACCTGTTACACGGCTTCAATTTGGCGATGTAGACCAAGGGAATTCAGCTTCCTTTAGATTGGGAAAGCTCAGATGTCGTGGTGATG CTAATCTGGAAGATGCAGTAACATTCCGAACAGAAGAAGCTCACCTTAGTCTGCCAGTGCAAATGACGAGAGAAGGTGCTCTAGACGTTAGCTTTCAGTTCAAGACCACGGTTTCACAGTCGGTTTTACTCTCTGCGGAGGGACATGAAAGGACATTCTTTCAG GTTGAACTTCACAGTCCGACCGAGGTTGTGTTGAGGTTTGATTTCGGAGAAGAGGTCGTGATATCCCACCGGTCAAACGAGCCGCTAAACGATGACAAATGGCGGACTATTCGGATGAATCTGGACAAGAAGGAGGTCACGCTGCAAGTGGATTCAGATACCAAACTCTCCCAAGCATTAATTAATGGACACAGGGAATTCAAATTAGAATCAGACATATTTGTGG GTACCACCCCTCATCAAACCGAGGGATTTGTAGGATGTATTCGCAAGTTACAGATAAACGGAGAGACCTTTAACCTGGGCCACGCATCCCTGTTGGCTCAGGAGGTTGTGGAAGGCTGTAGTGGACATTGCTCAGTCGATCCTTGTCTGTTTGGTGGAAGATGTATAGAGGGCTACAGCCGCTTCTCTTGCAACTGTTCTAACACCCACGCGGAAGGAGAACGTTGCTCTAAAG AGGTTGGTGCTGAGATGGGTAGCTCATCCTCAGTAGAATACACCCTCCCTGTATCCCTGAGGCAGGCCTCGGACGTGGACAACATCACCGTGGGATTCACCACCTCGGGGAGTTCCGGTGTCTTGATGAGAATTGAGAACGATGATGCACGGTATCAGCAGATATCCATTGAATCAG GTGCCCTTTCATACAAGTATAAACTTACAGAGGGCTTGGAGAAATCGTTGAGGGTTAGTCAACACAACTTTGGTGACGACAGGCACCACTTTGTATATGTGGTACGATCAACAACAGAGGTCACCCTTAAG GTTGATGAATATCCTATACAGAGAGCTACTATAGATTCAGCCGTATCGTTTACTCCTGGTAGACTGATTGTTGGGGCAGCCA tcaATGGAGGCCAGAATTTCCAGGGCTGTATATCCAGGGTACATTTCAACAGCAGCTCTGTTAATATATCTCCCATAAAGCTCTATTTTGATGCAAATAAACCAAGTGAAATGAGAGGTCAAGGTAtcatcacacagtcacagtgcCGTGTTCACAACATACCCCCGCCGTTATTGTCTAAAGAACCCCCTGTGTACTCCCCTACTGACCCCCCTCCTACAGAAACAGTGCCAGATGCAGGCTCAGTGCTGGCCCCTGGAGACAAGGCTACAATTGCAG TTGTCATCATTTTACTTCTATTGGCTTTCATTGTATTAGTATTCCTCATCACAACGTACATGCACAGACACAAAG
- the LOC139966384 gene encoding contactin-associated protein-like 2 isoform X1: protein MAGWILTVVTIIATFSLGASEDVTCSLPLGVESGAILDHQLSATTSQNVLREPRNARLHRNYGDGGWYPSEQNDKQNLTIDLIFTTNLTGIATQGATSGGYAQEYQLWYSMDGEKWEVYRENSRTKIFKGNTGTNQVTKHTLKEPIQVKMVRFNPTKFDDLGMRVEVYGCYDNLSLANFNGSSYIRYNAEGENSIQTEQEYITFRFRTDKPDGILFHAFGTSGDYLLFQLLNSKLVVTLNLGNSHVSDGDSWIEGGSLLDDNQWHLVAYKRNIQHLKLTVDGATVTNYTNGQYMKLDLTQRLYIGGTEFVGRKELMTSQPFVGCIQRLLMSNRLEEKSLEFALDFIAEVYRGVKTQISTAGEISNKCQGTSTTVSVTFPETESHLVWPRSDSQSNKFKVQFQFRTFERSTYMVYNRLDFAGLGMILVGLRDTSLVVIIHNRRDSPITVPAGYNLNDGLWHHVLVDISSTLIRVSLDGVQTNVDRVLSFTSSQYYHFGGTASLTLSETFDLPGFRGCMKDIYIGETKLNLHEALSESIPGVDAVNVEIDSCGLQDWCSPNPCEHGGECTPEWDSFRCTCTGHYTGATCHTSSVEQSCEEIGSSGTFFIDPDGSGPMGAVQVDCEIDDEDNIWTVMNHDAEDDEDVPSGSVEPGSYDRAITYRHVPMEHMMNIIDNAHYCEQTVHYTCNSAKLLNSPAGDPYGWWVDRHGSHIYSWGDAHVNSRKCACGMTRTCSDPNKFCNCDADVSNGLIDEGTISDKDLLPVTRLQFGDVDQGNSASFRLGKLRCRGDANLEDAVTFRTEEAHLSLPVQMTREGALDVSFQFKTTVSQSVLLSAEGHERTFFQVELHSPTEVVLRFDFGEEVVISHRSNEPLNDDKWRTIRMNLDKKEVTLQVDSDTKLSQALINGHREFKLESDIFVGTTPHQTEGFVGCIRKLQINGETFNLGHASLLAQEVVEGCSGHCSVDPCLFGGRCIEGYSRFSCNCSNTHAEGERCSKEVGAEMGSSSSVEYTLPVSLRQASDVDNITVGFTTSGSSGVLMRIENDDARYQQISIESGALSYKYKLTEGLEKSLRVSQHNFGDDRHHFVYVVRSTTEVTLKVDEYPIQRATIDSAVSFTPGRLIVGAAINGGQNFQGCISRVHFNSSSVNISPIKLYFDANKPSEMRGQGIITQSQCRVHNIPPPLLSKEPPVYSPTDPPPTETVPDAGSVLAPGDKATIAVVIILLLLAFIVLVFLITTYMHRHKGDYITNEARGCEFAQDPDMALMLSDPRHCSKKKEYYF, encoded by the exons GGGATGGTGGCTGGTACCCCAGTGAGCAGAATGACAAGCAAAACTTAACCATCGACTTAATCTTCACTACCAACCTAACGGGTATAGCTACCCAAGGAGCCACCTCGGGAGGGTATGCCCAGGAGTATCAGCTGTGGTACTCCATGGATGGAGAGAAATGGGAGGTTTATAGGGAGAATAGCAGAACAAAG ATTTTCAAAGGTAACACCGGTACCAACCAGGTGACAAAGCATACCCTCAAGGAACCAATCCAGGTCAAGATGGTCAGGTTCAATCCAACCAAGTTTGACGACCTTGGCATGAGAGTCGAAGTCTACGGCTGTTATGACA ATCTCAGCCTAGCAAACTTCAACGGATCTTCTTACATCCGCTACAATGCGGAAGGCGAGAACTCCATTCAGACCGAACAGGAATATATCACGTTTCGGTTTAGGACCGATAAACCTGATGGCATATTGTTCCACGCCTTTGGAACATCTGGAGACTATTTGCTGTTTCAGCTCTTGAATAGCAAGTTGGTAGTCACTTTGAATCTTG gtAACAGCCATGTTTCAGATGGAGACTCTTGGATTGAGGGCGGTAGTCTCCTAGACGACAACCAGTGGCATCTCGTAGCCTACAAGAGGAACATTCAACACTTGAAACTAACCGTGGATGGTGCCACAGTAACCAATTACACTAATGGACAATACATGAAGTTAGATCTAACTCAGAGG CTGTATATCGGAGGCACCGAATTCGTCGGTCGTAAGGAGTTGATGACGTCGCAGCCGTTCGTGGGTTGCATCCAGAGGCTTCTCATGAGTAACAGACTGGAGGAGAAAAGTCTGGAGTTTGCTTTGGACTTTATTGCGGAGGTATATCGAGGAGTTAAAACTCAAATATCGACTGCGGGCGAAATATCGAACAAATGTCAAGGGACCTCGACGACGGTGTCCGTTACGTTTCCTGAAACTGAATCCCACCTTGTCTGGCCTAGATCAGACAGTCAATCGAATAAATTCAA GGTTCAGTTCCAGTTCCGTACATTTGAGAGGAGCACATACATGGTCTACAATAGGTTGGACTTTGCTGGCCTAGGAATGATCTTAGTTGGACTGAGAGATACATCTCTTGTTGTCATCATACACAATCGTCGGGACTCTCCCATCACTGTGCCTGCAG GCTATAATCTCAATGATGGTCTGTGGCATCACGTGCTCGTTGACATCTCGTCTACCCTCATCAGGGTATCTCTCGACGGGGTTCAAACTAACGTGGACAGAGTCCTGTCCTTTACTTCATCTCAGTATTACCACTTTGGAGGGACTGCCA gtTTAACACTGTCagagacctttgacctccctgGTTTCCGTGGCTGCATGAAGGACATCTACATCGGTGAAACAAAGCTAAATCTACACGAGGCGTTGTCAGAGTCTATCCCCGGTGTGGATGCCGTGAACGTAGAGATTGATTCGTGCGGACTCCAAGATTG GTGCTCACCAAACCCATGTGAACATGGTGGAGAGTGTACCCCAGAATGGGATTCCTTCAGGTGCACCTGTACTGGACATTACACAGGAGCTACTTGCCACACCT CTAGTGTTGAACAGTCCTGTGAGGAGATTGGTAGCTCTGGTACCTTCTTTATTGATCCCGATGGGAGTGGTCCGATGGGGGCAGTCCAAGTAGACTGTGAGATCGACGACG AAGATAACATTTGGACCGTAATGAATCACGATGCTGAGGATGATGAAGATGTACCCTCTGGAAGTGTAGAACCTGGATCATATGATAGAGCCATCACATACAGACACGTCCCCATGGAACATATGATGAACATCATCGATAATGCTCATTACTGTGAACAGACAGTACACTACACTTGTAACTCAGCAAAGTTGCTGAATTCACCCG cTGGTGATCCCTACGGCTGGTGGGTAGACAGGCATGGCAGCCACATTTACTCTTGGGGTGATGCACATGTTAACTCAAGAAAG TGTGCGTGTGGAATGACAAGGACCTGCTCGGATCCAAACAAATTTTGCAACTGTGATGCAGATGTCTCCAATGGCCTAATAGATGAAGGGACAATTTCAGATAAAGATCTCTTACCTGTTACACGGCTTCAATTTGGCGATGTAGACCAAGGGAATTCAGCTTCCTTTAGATTGGGAAAGCTCAGATGTCGTGGTGATG CTAATCTGGAAGATGCAGTAACATTCCGAACAGAAGAAGCTCACCTTAGTCTGCCAGTGCAAATGACGAGAGAAGGTGCTCTAGACGTTAGCTTTCAGTTCAAGACCACGGTTTCACAGTCGGTTTTACTCTCTGCGGAGGGACATGAAAGGACATTCTTTCAG GTTGAACTTCACAGTCCGACCGAGGTTGTGTTGAGGTTTGATTTCGGAGAAGAGGTCGTGATATCCCACCGGTCAAACGAGCCGCTAAACGATGACAAATGGCGGACTATTCGGATGAATCTGGACAAGAAGGAGGTCACGCTGCAAGTGGATTCAGATACCAAACTCTCCCAAGCATTAATTAATGGACACAGGGAATTCAAATTAGAATCAGACATATTTGTGG GTACCACCCCTCATCAAACCGAGGGATTTGTAGGATGTATTCGCAAGTTACAGATAAACGGAGAGACCTTTAACCTGGGCCACGCATCCCTGTTGGCTCAGGAGGTTGTGGAAGGCTGTAGTGGACATTGCTCAGTCGATCCTTGTCTGTTTGGTGGAAGATGTATAGAGGGCTACAGCCGCTTCTCTTGCAACTGTTCTAACACCCACGCGGAAGGAGAACGTTGCTCTAAAG AGGTTGGTGCTGAGATGGGTAGCTCATCCTCAGTAGAATACACCCTCCCTGTATCCCTGAGGCAGGCCTCGGACGTGGACAACATCACCGTGGGATTCACCACCTCGGGGAGTTCCGGTGTCTTGATGAGAATTGAGAACGATGATGCACGGTATCAGCAGATATCCATTGAATCAG GTGCCCTTTCATACAAGTATAAACTTACAGAGGGCTTGGAGAAATCGTTGAGGGTTAGTCAACACAACTTTGGTGACGACAGGCACCACTTTGTATATGTGGTACGATCAACAACAGAGGTCACCCTTAAG GTTGATGAATATCCTATACAGAGAGCTACTATAGATTCAGCCGTATCGTTTACTCCTGGTAGACTGATTGTTGGGGCAGCCA tcaATGGAGGCCAGAATTTCCAGGGCTGTATATCCAGGGTACATTTCAACAGCAGCTCTGTTAATATATCTCCCATAAAGCTCTATTTTGATGCAAATAAACCAAGTGAAATGAGAGGTCAAGGTAtcatcacacagtcacagtgcCGTGTTCACAACATACCCCCGCCGTTATTGTCTAAAGAACCCCCTGTGTACTCCCCTACTGACCCCCCTCCTACAGAAACAGTGCCAGATGCAGGCTCAGTGCTGGCCCCTGGAGACAAGGCTACAATTGCAG TTGTCATCATTTTACTTCTATTGGCTTTCATTGTATTAGTATTCCTCATCACAACGTACATGCACAGACACAAAG